The Curtobacterium herbarum genome contains the following window.
TTCGCGACAGCCGGTGCCTGCGTCACCCTTTGGGAGCGTTCATGGCTTCACAGACCGCTCTTACGCTTTGCTTGGCCTGATCCGCCGTGAGGTACGTGGCGGAGCGAGGGGACTTCTGGTGCGTCTGAGCCGACTGTTTACGCCGACTCGTCTTGTGATCGTCGCGGCCACCGTTGTGGCGGCGCTGACGGGGGCTGTTCTCACCGCGCCGGGGGAGCTAGCGGCTGCGGACACTGCTACGGGAGCACAGTTTGTCGCATCCGCGGGGCGGATCCTTGACACGCGGAACGGCATGGGCGGCTACAAGACCGCCATGCCGGCGAACACGTGGCGCACGGTGCAAGTGACTGGGAAAGCTGGAGTGCCGTCGTCGTCTTCGGTGACTGCTGTGGCACTGAACCTGACCGAGGTCAGTCCGAGTGGCTTGGGGCAGGTGTCCGTGCGCCCGAACGCCAACACTGCTGCGACCCTTGTGGGCACCTTCGACGGCGGTGACCTGGGGACCACGTCGAACCAGGCGGATGTCGCGGTGAACAGTGACGGCACGATCCAGGTGGAGACCAACGCGTCCACCCAGCTCGTGGCCGATGTCGAGGGGTACTACTCCACTGGCTCGTCGGCGGCCGGTGGTTATGTGCCGATCGCTGGGAAGCGCTACGCCGGCGATCAAGCCATCGCAGCGAATGGCAACTACACCGTGCAGATCACCGGCGTGAACAACATTCCCAGCAACGCCACCGCCGTGGTCGCGGACTTCGTGGTGAAGAACAAGGGGACGGATCAGGGTTACATCGCCCCCGGTCCAGCAGGGTCAATCGTCCCGACGACCTCGCTGAACTATCCGGGTGTAGCGAACGTCGCAACTGCCATCAGCGCACACGTGCAGTTGAGCGCTGACGGCAAGCTCGAGGTGTGGAACCGCAACGGGACCGCCATCGCAGTCAACATCGACGTCGAGGGCTACTTCGTCCCGGGATCGTCGACTGCTGGGTCGTTCACGCCGGGTTCCGGCCGCGCCTACGACACGCGGGTGAAACCGCACGTCTCCGTCCCCAAGGGCAAGACGATCACTGTCCCGTTGGGTGACACCCATGGGGTGCCGAGCACCTCGGATGGGTTGTCGTCAGTCGTCGTCGACCTCATTGCCATCCACGCATCAACCGACACCGCCGGCTTCGCCCGAGCATGGGCTGACGGCACAGCGGAACCAAACATCTCGGACGTCGAGTACGCACCAGACTCGATCCGCTCGAACACCAACACCGTCCCGGTCGGGCTGGACGGCGCAATCGAGATCCACAACCTCGGCACAGCCTCGGTCGACTTCGTCGTCGACATCGAGGGATGGTATGCCGGGGGCGCTTCGACGATGTGCGCGAGCGATACCGACTCGATCCTCGGCGAAGCCGCGGATACTACGACCCCGACAGCCGGCGCCTCAGAAGGCGACCCGGTCCTCTCGGCGGTGCTGACCAACTCGCTCGCCGGACGAGTGAATGGACAAATTTTTGTGGTCGACTCCTCAGGGAAGACCGTCGACGGCTCACCCACGGCCACCGAGACAGTTGACAACGGGTCAGCCATCACCTTCCACCTGCCCGCCAAGTACATCCAGGCCGGAGCGAAATACACGTGGTGGGTCCACGCGTACCAAGACGACGCCTGCGCGGCGCAGGCCACGTCTGCCAAACACACGTTTGTTGTTGGCACCCCTTCTCCGACGGCCGCACCTTCGACGCAGACGATGAGTATCACCGGAGACTCGCTCACCACGGCGACGGCGCCCGACGGACAGCAGGACTGTGATGGAGCACCATGCAACCTCACGACCGGCGCTATCTCGCTGGGTATGGATGGACAGAACGCGGACCACATCACCGCCCTGCACGCCAACCTCGGCGCACTTCCGACAGGCGCAACGATCACGTCGGCGTCGTTGAACCTCACTGCGAGCGGGTGCTTCGGCGAATCCTGCTCGAGCGGAACGCTTTCCATCGCGCAAGCTACACAGAATGTCGGCGCGGCGGCCTCTGGGCTCGACATCGCCGCGACGCCAGCAGACAGCCCGCTGACGTTCCCTGAATCTGCCTCGACCACGAGCTACGACATCACCACCATCGTTAATGACTGGTACGACAGCAACGGTGCCGGTAACCTCGGCGCGGTACTGTCGGAATCCAACACCGCAAGCGGCGCCACAGGTGAGAACTACTACGGGCCCGCATCGCTAGAGACGCCGGCATCAATCACCATCACGTACGTGGCGGCGACCATTCCCGGGGCGACGCGTGCACTGACGGCGACAGGCGGGGACGGTGGGGTCATTGCAGCATGGGATTCGCCGACCAACGCAGGATGGTACGACACGACGGGCTCGACCGACGGCGTCCGCTCTTACACAGCTTCTGTCCTCACTGCGGCGGGAACGGTTGTTTCCACAAAGACGGTGTTCAAGCCTCGTGTCGTGTTCACCGGTCTGACGAACGGGAGCGCATACACAGTCAGCGTGGTCGCCAACAATCCCGTCGGCTCTGGGCAAGCGACGGTCTCCAGCAGCGTCACGCCGGTCGCCGTCGCCAACGGACCCTCTTTGTACGCCTTCGCTGTTCAGAACCTCGTCGACGCGGAAAGCAAACTCGCCTCGGGAAGTGAGGCGAGCACGTCCGATGCGCTCAGCGGCGCATCTGCAGCAGCCGTGGTGACCCCAGCGCTCGGTGTGCTCAGCACCGGATATCTGAACCAGTACGACGCCGAATCGGCCAATGATCAGCAAGACACGAACGACGTCACCAAACTCACCGATGTGCTCGCGATCCCAACGGCTACCGGGGTGACATTGCTCGCGACCGCCACACAGACCTACACGACTGTGGATACGAGCAGCGGCTCAGCTGAGAGCGTGGACGGGGAGTCGGACGACGACGGTGCCTACCTCTTCACATTGGACGGCACAATTCCCACACTGCGCGGGTACGCCGACCAGGAAGCCCTTGTGCAGCCGGTGACGACGAGCGCCGCCGACAGCGCCGAGGACGCAGCCGGGTGGGCGGCAACTGAGAATCCTGATCTCGGCTCGATATCGACTACCGGTTACCAGGGGCCGGCGGGTGGCAGCATCGTTGCTGGCGTTGCCCGGACGCGCAACCTGACGACTGCAGCGCGCGGCACGACTGGCCCAACGGTGGACGTCGCTGGCGTCGCTGCGTGGGCTCTGAGGTACTCGAAGGAGAGTGGAAAGACCAATTGGTTCAGCCCAGATTGCACGAACTTCGTGTCTCGAGCACTTCACTGGGGTGGATTGGCCAACATGGTGAACAACGAGATGACCCAGCACATCTCTCACGACTCCAACCGGTGGTTCATCGACCGAGCATTCGGTCGGAATGCGTTCTACTCGATGTCCTGGGGTCACCAACCGGAGAACTACAACTTCCAGCTCAGTCACGGGGCAGTGAGCGTCGGCAGGAGCAGCGTGAAGCCGGGATACATCGCATACGTAGCCTTCAAGGGCGGCGGGAAGAGCGGAATCGACCACGCCGCGATTGTGACGAAGGTCACAGCAGGCAACATCTACGTGTCGCAACACTCTAAGAACAAGACCAACGAGCCGGTTTATGGCAGGGGCCAGACGTGGGCAGGACTTGACCCACACATGAGCGGCCCCTACTGGGTGAACCCTTATGGAATCTAATATGAAATCAACGAGCAGGTTGGTGCGAGCTGTGTCTCTTACCGGGATCGTGATGTTCTCGTTGGGGGCGCTCGTCGGGTGTGCGGGATCCAACGCGCCGTCAGACGCGGGAGGGGAGCCATCCGAGGCGTCGCAGATTCACGCACGGGACGCGGTCATCGCTGGACTCAAGCGCGCCGATGAGAGTCAGTTCATCGCCGCTGCGAGCAAAGCGAATCGATCTGAGGCAAGAGTCGCCTGGTCAACCTGCAAGTCGGTCGTTGGGAAGCCGGCGAAGGTCACCTATGACGATGGGGTCGAGCCGAGCATCATCGGCGTGATTTTGCACCCACACGACCGTGCCCTCAAGAGGTGCTGGGTGACTCTCAGCTGGGCGAAAGGCCAGGGGTGGGACATCGCGGCAGAACTCACCCACAAAGACGGTTAGGCACAAGACAAATTCGAAGCTGGTCACGTTTCTTCTCGAGCAGCGTTCGCCGACGCCTGCGGACGCTCGTTCGCAAACATGACGCGGCGGCTCGGTGGACGGCCAGCTGGTCGGCTACAGCCGCGAACGCGGACTGTCGACCCGTCTTCAAAGAGCCATTGCAAGGTGAGGTCGGAGCGAGGCGGTTGGAGCTTCGCTACCCCATCGGCTTGCCCAAGGCTGCCGCATGCGACCATTCTTCAAGCTCAGCTCGACACGGAGGCGCTGCACTTGCGCGTCGGGCTCAACGAAGCGGCCGGCATGTCTATCGACGAAGTCGCCGAAGATATCGACGACGCAGCGCAAGTCTTCGTCTTCGCGTAGTACCTCGGGCACGAAGAAGACCGCCGATGGCAGGACGAGGAAGACCGGCCGAACGCCCGAGTAAGGCGGTTGGGCTGTGGCAGCCCGTCCACTATCGATATCGAGCTGTTGCCTTCGGCTCTTCATGCACGACGTACGCCGGCTGCGCGATGGCCGCCGTCTCTGTCCTGCTTGTGGTGTCCAGAGTCTTCAAGAACACTGCTGAGGCCGTCGGCCGGCTGGCCGACGCGAACAGGACGGATGCGGAGGCGGAAGCGATTCGTGCACGGACCGCGCGGAAGGATGGTTCGCAACCATGCAACCGTGTCGCCGCTGCCATGGTTCATGTTACCGATCGGCTTCCAGACTCAGAGGTCTCGCACGCGCTTGTCGAAGTCGCGATCTCGGACTGAGGCGCTGCGAGAACTCGTGGAGGACTACGCCGACCCGCCCGTGTCGAAGAACGACGTCCTCGAGACGCTCCGGCGGGCAGGTGTCCCGCGCTTCGTCGAGGACGTCCGGCGTTGCCTCTGAACCGCGGCGGCGACTGAGGGGGTCCTCGCAGAGCCCCGGGTGACAGCGCTCAGCCGACCTAGCGTCGAGGGCATGGACATCACCACACGCTCGGTCGCCGTCATCGGCGGCACCTCCGGCATCGGCCTGGAACTCGCACGGCGCTTCCGTGACGCCGGCAGCGGGGTCGTCGTCGGCGGCCGGCGAGCCGACGTGCTCGACCAGCTCGCCGCCGAGGGCTTCGGCACCGTCTCGATCGACGTCACGGACGACGACTCCGTCACCACCGCCCGCGACACCGTGCTCGACCTGCTGCCCGACCTGGATGCCGTCATCACGATGTCGGGCATCGGCGTCGCCGAGGACCTCCGAGATCCGGCGCACTTCGCCGACGCTGCCCGCACGGTCGACGTCAACCTGCTCGGCACGATCCGGGTGGTCGACGCGTTCACCCCGCACCTGCTCCGACAGGGCAGCGGCACGATCGTCACGGTGAGCTCGGGCATCGGCTTCCTGCCGTTCCCGCTGATGGCGACGTACGCCGCCACCAAGGCGGCGGTGCACGCCTACAGCGAGGCGCTCCGAGCGCAGCTCGCCGGGACCGGGGTCGACGTCGCCGAACTCGTGCCCCCGGCCGTCAACACCACGATGGGCGCCAGCAACACGAACGCGCTGCACCTCGGCGACTTCGGTGCCGAGGTGATGGCGCTCCTGGCACAGGAGCCGACCCCGCACGAGCTCTTGGTGCAGGGTGTCCTCATGCACCGGTGGGCAGAACGTGACGGCACGTACGACGACCTGGTCACTCAGCGCTCCCGGGCTCTGGCGACGCTGCCCGGACGGTCGGGCTCAGCGGCGTGACACGCGACGGGGACCCGACCGCGACGCCGACGAACCCGCTCGGCGCGTACCTCCAGGCACGGCGTGGACTCGTCACACCGGAGCAGGTCGGGCTCCCCGTCGGTGGGGTCCGGCGCGTGCCGGGCCTGCGCCGTGAAGAGGTCGCGATGCTCGCCGGCGTCAGCACCGACTACTACCTGCGCCTGGAGCGAGGGCGGGACATCCACCCGTCGCACCAGGTGCTCGACGCGCTCGCCCGGGTGCTCCAGCTGGACGAGGTCGAACGCGCGCACCTCCAGCACCTCGCCGAACCCGTCCGACGTGCGCGTCCCCGTCGCACGGCGGAGCGGGTCCCGGCGCGTCTGCACGCACTGCTGGCCGCACTCGAGGTCCCGGCGTTCATCGAGGGGCGGGCATTCGACGTCCTCGCCACGAACGATCTGGCGACCGCGTTCTCGCCCCGGCTCCGCGTCGGTGAGAACCGGCTTCGTTCCCTGCTGCTCGACCCGGAGGAACAGGTGTTCCACCGTGACTGGGAGGATGCCGTCGCGAGCTTCGTCGGCGCCTTCCTGCACTCGGTCGCCGACGAGGTCCACGACCAGCGGGTCGTCGAACTCGTTGGGGAGCTGTCGCTGGCCAGCGGACGTTTCCGGCAGCTGTGGGCGCGGCAGGACGTCCGGGTGCTCGAAGGTGGATCGATGACGGTCGACCACCCGGTCGTGGGGGAGCTGCACCTGCACCGGGACAAACTGCCGGTCGACGGGCTGCTCCTCGTGCTCTACTACGCCGACCCGGGCAGTGCGAGCGCCGAGCGGCTGGG
Protein-coding sequences here:
- a CDS encoding amidase domain-containing protein; this translates as MHQLEAAAPNDAVPEALRFQTDDWERHWAAQSLQLRGVVGNSRRGASASLAGWLAGWLAGWLAGGRAGEERVIDLRARRRAPSANEGFSRQPVPASPFGSVHGFTDRSYALLGLIRREVRGGARGLLVRLSRLFTPTRLVIVAATVVAALTGAVLTAPGELAAADTATGAQFVASAGRILDTRNGMGGYKTAMPANTWRTVQVTGKAGVPSSSSVTAVALNLTEVSPSGLGQVSVRPNANTAATLVGTFDGGDLGTTSNQADVAVNSDGTIQVETNASTQLVADVEGYYSTGSSAAGGYVPIAGKRYAGDQAIAANGNYTVQITGVNNIPSNATAVVADFVVKNKGTDQGYIAPGPAGSIVPTTSLNYPGVANVATAISAHVQLSADGKLEVWNRNGTAIAVNIDVEGYFVPGSSTAGSFTPGSGRAYDTRVKPHVSVPKGKTITVPLGDTHGVPSTSDGLSSVVVDLIAIHASTDTAGFARAWADGTAEPNISDVEYAPDSIRSNTNTVPVGLDGAIEIHNLGTASVDFVVDIEGWYAGGASTMCASDTDSILGEAADTTTPTAGASEGDPVLSAVLTNSLAGRVNGQIFVVDSSGKTVDGSPTATETVDNGSAITFHLPAKYIQAGAKYTWWVHAYQDDACAAQATSAKHTFVVGTPSPTAAPSTQTMSITGDSLTTATAPDGQQDCDGAPCNLTTGAISLGMDGQNADHITALHANLGALPTGATITSASLNLTASGCFGESCSSGTLSIAQATQNVGAAASGLDIAATPADSPLTFPESASTTSYDITTIVNDWYDSNGAGNLGAVLSESNTASGATGENYYGPASLETPASITITYVAATIPGATRALTATGGDGGVIAAWDSPTNAGWYDTTGSTDGVRSYTASVLTAAGTVVSTKTVFKPRVVFTGLTNGSAYTVSVVANNPVGSGQATVSSSVTPVAVANGPSLYAFAVQNLVDAESKLASGSEASTSDALSGASAAAVVTPALGVLSTGYLNQYDAESANDQQDTNDVTKLTDVLAIPTATGVTLLATATQTYTTVDTSSGSAESVDGESDDDGAYLFTLDGTIPTLRGYADQEALVQPVTTSAADSAEDAAGWAATENPDLGSISTTGYQGPAGGSIVAGVARTRNLTTAARGTTGPTVDVAGVAAWALRYSKESGKTNWFSPDCTNFVSRALHWGGLANMVNNEMTQHISHDSNRWFIDRAFGRNAFYSMSWGHQPENYNFQLSHGAVSVGRSSVKPGYIAYVAFKGGGKSGIDHAAIVTKVTAGNIYVSQHSKNKTNEPVYGRGQTWAGLDPHMSGPYWVNPYGI
- a CDS encoding SDR family oxidoreductase; translated protein: MDITTRSVAVIGGTSGIGLELARRFRDAGSGVVVGGRRADVLDQLAAEGFGTVSIDVTDDDSVTTARDTVLDLLPDLDAVITMSGIGVAEDLRDPAHFADAARTVDVNLLGTIRVVDAFTPHLLRQGSGTIVTVSSGIGFLPFPLMATYAATKAAVHAYSEALRAQLAGTGVDVAELVPPAVNTTMGASNTNALHLGDFGAEVMALLAQEPTPHELLVQGVLMHRWAERDGTYDDLVTQRSRALATLPGRSGSAA
- a CDS encoding helix-turn-helix transcriptional regulator, with the protein product MTRDGDPTATPTNPLGAYLQARRGLVTPEQVGLPVGGVRRVPGLRREEVAMLAGVSTDYYLRLERGRDIHPSHQVLDALARVLQLDEVERAHLQHLAEPVRRARPRRTAERVPARLHALLAALEVPAFIEGRAFDVLATNDLATAFSPRLRVGENRLRSLLLDPEEQVFHRDWEDAVASFVGAFLHSVADEVHDQRVVELVGELSLASGRFRQLWARQDVRVLEGGSMTVDHPVVGELHLHRDKLPVDGLLLVLYYADPGSASAERLGMLASLARGTRSGA